A window from Mycolicibacterium tokaiense encodes these proteins:
- a CDS encoding GDP-mannose 4,6-dehydratase — translation MSLVAVTGASGYVGSHVVNQLVRQGYQVRAVVRGSGRADEVRRLAQTEPAMREALHQLGRRPQIDNTKAKTLLGWSPRPVEDTILDTAHSLLRAETDVSP, via the coding sequence ATGAGTCTGGTCGCCGTCACGGGAGCCTCCGGCTACGTCGGGAGCCACGTGGTCAATCAGCTGGTGCGCCAGGGCTATCAGGTGCGCGCAGTGGTGCGGGGCAGCGGACGTGCCGACGAGGTGCGCCGACTGGCCCAGACCGAGCCGGCGATGCGGGAAGCGCTGCACCAGCTCGGCAGGCGGCCGCAGATCGACAACACCAAGGCCAAGACCCTGCTGGGCTGGTCGCCGCGGCCGGTCGAGGACACCATCCTCGACACCGCCCACTCACTGCTGCGTGCCGAGACCGACGTTTCGCCGTGA
- a CDS encoding alpha/beta hydrolase has translation MTDHVLEPAAQEFADATSTPPFLYELGPEGARKVLDDLQAAPIAKLDVDDRWITVACRFGDVAVRIVTPPGTTGLLPAVLYIHGGGWVLGNAGTHDRLVRELANGAGAAIVFVEYDRSPEAHYPVAIEQAYAVAQWITQQGAEHGLDAERMAIAGDSVGGDMTAAVAIMAKQRGDVRFIHQSLYYPVTDAGQDTASYSEFADGPFLTAKAMAWFWDCYLPDEAKRSEITASPLRAGLDDLRGLPPALVIVDENDVLRDEGEAYARKLTAAGVPTTSLRVNGIIHDFMMLNPVRETAATTVAIEIAIQSLRKAFAR, from the coding sequence ATGACTGATCACGTGCTCGAACCGGCGGCCCAGGAGTTCGCCGACGCCACCTCCACTCCCCCATTCCTCTACGAACTCGGTCCCGAGGGGGCGCGCAAGGTCCTCGACGACCTGCAGGCCGCGCCCATCGCCAAGCTCGACGTGGACGACCGCTGGATCACGGTGGCGTGCCGGTTCGGCGATGTCGCGGTGCGCATCGTCACCCCACCTGGCACGACGGGCCTCCTGCCGGCCGTGCTCTACATCCACGGCGGCGGCTGGGTGCTGGGCAACGCGGGCACGCATGACCGGCTGGTGCGTGAACTGGCCAACGGCGCCGGCGCGGCGATCGTCTTCGTCGAATACGACCGGTCACCCGAGGCGCACTACCCGGTGGCCATCGAGCAGGCCTACGCCGTGGCGCAGTGGATCACCCAGCAGGGTGCCGAGCACGGACTGGACGCCGAACGGATGGCCATCGCCGGGGATTCCGTCGGCGGCGACATGACGGCGGCGGTGGCCATCATGGCCAAGCAGCGCGGCGACGTCCGATTCATCCACCAGTCGCTGTACTACCCCGTCACCGACGCCGGGCAGGACACCGCAAGCTACTCCGAGTTCGCCGACGGCCCGTTCCTGACGGCCAAGGCGATGGCCTGGTTCTGGGACTGCTACCTGCCCGATGAGGCGAAGCGTTCCGAGATCACAGCGTCACCCTTGCGGGCCGGGCTCGACGACCTGCGCGGCCTGCCCCCGGCGCTGGTGATCGTCGACGAGAACGACGTCCTGCGTGACGAGGGCGAAGCCTATGCCCGCAAGCTGACCGCCGCCGGGGTCCCGACCACCAGCCTGCGGGTCAACGGGATCATCCACGACTTCATGATGCTGAACCCGGTGCGCGAGACCGCTGCCACCACCGTCGCCATCGAGATCGCGATCCAGAGCCTGCGGAAGGCGTTCGCCCGATGA